A section of the Triticum dicoccoides isolate Atlit2015 ecotype Zavitan chromosome 7A, WEW_v2.0, whole genome shotgun sequence genome encodes:
- the LOC119334183 gene encoding wall-associated receptor kinase 2-like yields MTTHYYYLLAVRLLLIAAAGRQKLSKAEPVTLPGCPDRCGDVSIPYPFGTKDGCFLPGFQIICNDTFHPPRAFFPYDPPNCNEDSLEASIDCLVSQLNSRKPLIMTKDSIYSLNDIEDYTMPGNMSFSPVELTGVSVADAKLQVHAPFCYDCKLNETHYSYRGEIRISFPSLSPFFMTEESTVLMAIGKHTSASQLMGPPCEAVVTFDDAVNGKCLGRGCCQVPIPPQDTSNQGSFICITNYKDDCVYGMFVDKSWYKFTSLDLHGDVFMRKNKARGVPVVVDFVIANHSCPRPGQPAPKGYACAGDNTMCVQVPLDLMADGYAATGYTCRCSQGYQGNPYIPNGCRDIDECKNPDLYPCHGKCHNTEGGYKCACPAGTKGNAKLDHCTEMFPLPAKLGVAAIGGLFVIALVAFILLLRRQKRKMRQLYMKNGGPALEKANNIKIYTREELKPILKCANFIGKGCFGEVYKGYLDNQLVAVKKPVTDSVAHNEQFANEVIIQSQVIHKNIVRLIGCCLEVDIPMLVYEFLSKGSLDYTLHSNNKVPLDLDVRLNIAAESAEGLAYMHSKTGKRILHGDVKPANILLDDDYVPKISDFGISRMIARDKEHTTSVIGDRTYMDPVYLQTGLLTEKSDVYSFGVLLLELVSRRKATYSDHNSLVRNFVEAHKKDEMPIELFDKELVEPGDLELLGSLARVAVECLNLDVDERPAMTDVAERLLMLKRSRK; encoded by the exons ATGACGACCCACTACTACTATCTGTTGGCAGTGAGACTGCTGCTCATAGCTGCGGCCGGCCGGCAAAAGCTTAGCAAGGCGGAGCCGGTGACACTGCCGGGGTGTCCCGACAGGTGCGGGGACGTGAGCATCCCTTACCCCTTTGGCACCAAGGATGGCTGCTTCCTGCCAGGCTTCCAAATTATCTGCAACGACACCTTCCATCCGCCCCGCGCCTTCTTTCCTTATGACCCTCCTAATTGCAACGAGGACTCCTTGGAGGCCTCGATCGACTGCCTAGTTTCGCAGCTCAACTCCAGAAAGCCGCTGATCATGACCAAGGATAGCATCTACAGCTTGAACGACATAGAGGACTATACTATGCCTGGAAACATGTCCTTCTCGCCGGTCGAGCTCACCGGCGTGTCCGTCGCGGATGCGAAACTGCAGGTGCACGCTCCGTTCTGCTACGACTGCAAATTGAACGAGACGCATTACTCGTATAGGGGGGAGATTAGAATATCCTTCCCGTCCTTGTCACCCTTCTTCATGACGGAGGAAAGCACCGTGTTGATGGCCATCGGGAAGCACACGAGCGCAAGTCAGTTAATGGGGCCCCCTTGCGAAGCAGTCGTTACCTTCGACGACGCTGTCAACGGGAAATGCTTGGGGCGGGGTTGCTGCCAGGTCCCCATTCCGCCGCAAGACACCAGCAACCAAGGTTCTTTTATTT GCATTACAAACTACAAAGATGACTGCGTCTATGGCATGTTTGTGGACAAGTCCTGGTACAAATTCACATCGCTGGACCTCCACGGTGATGTTTTCATGCGGAAGAACAAGGCCAGAGGGGTGCCCGTTGTTGTAGACTTTGTCATCGCCAACCATTCGTGTCCACGGCCTGGCCAACCGGCCCCCAAGGGATACGCGTGCGCCGGTGACAACACCATGTGCGTCCAAGTACCCTTGGACCTGATGGCCGATGGCTACGCGGCCACGGGGTACACGTGCAGGTGCTCGCAAGGGTACCAAGGCAACCCATACATTCCAAATGGCTGCCGAG ACATTGATGAGTGTAAGAATCCAGATTTGTATCCTTGCCACGGGAAATGCCACAACACGGAAGGAGGATACAAATGTGCTTGCCCTGCCGGAACAAAGGGCAACGCCAAACTTGACCATTGCACGGAAATGTTTCCCCTGCCAGCGAAGCTGGGCGTAG CTGCAATAGGAGGCCTTTTTGTCATAGCACTTGTCGCGTTCATTCTCCTTCTTCGTAGACAAAAGAGGAAGATGAGACAACTTTATATGAAAAATGGAGGACCTGCACTAGAAAAGGCAAACAATATAAAGATTTACACAAGGGAGGAGCTCAAGCCAATTTTGAAGTGTGCCAATTTTATAGGAAAAGGCTGCTTTGGTGAAGTTTACAAGGGTTATCTTGATAACCAACTAGTTGCAGTAAAGAAGCCTGTTACCGACAGTGTGGCACATAACGAGCAATTTGCAAACGAAGTCATTATTCAGTCTCAAGTCATCCACAAGAACATTGTCAGGCTCATAGGTTGTTGCCTAGAAGTTGACATCCCAATGCTAGTCTATGAGTTCCTCTCCAAAGGTAGCCTTGATTACACTCTTCACAGCAACAACAAGGTGCCTCTTGATCTTGATGTGCGTTTAAATATTGCCGCAGAATCAGCGGAAGGTCTAGCCTACATGCATTCAAAAACCGGCAAAAGAATTCTGCATGGTGATGTGAAACCAGCAAATATactcttggatgatgattatgtACCAAAAATATCTGACTTTGGTATATCAAGGATGATTGCAAGGGATAAAGAACACACCACATCTGTCATTGGTGATAGGACTTACATGGATCCAGTGTATCTACAAACTGGATTACTGACGGAAAAGAGTGATGTCTACAGTTTTGGAGTACTACTCTTGGAACTTGTTAGCAGGAGGAAGGCCACTTATTCCGACCATAACAGCTTAGTGAGGAATTTTGTTGAGGCTCACAAAAAAGATGAGATGCCAATCGAGCTGTTTGACAAGGAACTTGTAGAACCAGGAGATTTGGAGCTTCTTGGTAGCCTTGCAAGGGTTGCCGTGGAATGCCTTAATCTTGATGTGGATGAAAGACCAGCAATGACAGATGTTGCAGAGCGCCTTCTCATGTTGAAGAGATCACGTAAGTAG